A part of Pseudoalteromonas arctica A 37-1-2 genomic DNA contains:
- a CDS encoding H-NS histone family protein: protein MKEVRSFIKTASLTDLEKAQQLINDAISKYTQQQKAKQEVLDLLKEKGLTLEDLQDGASDKRTKVKPKYRMELNGETIEWTGRGRRPKAFEGVELEKFLA from the coding sequence ATGAAAGAAGTCCGATCTTTTATTAAAACAGCATCATTAACGGATCTTGAAAAAGCTCAACAGCTTATCAATGATGCAATTTCAAAATATACCCAGCAGCAAAAAGCGAAACAGGAAGTTTTGGATCTTTTAAAAGAAAAAGGACTTACGCTAGAAGATTTACAAGATGGAGCATCTGACAAACGTACTAAAGTTAAGCCTAAGTACCGTATGGAACTTAATGGTGAGACTATTGAGTGGACTGGCCGTGGCCGTCGTCCTAAAGCATTTGAAGGTGTTGAACTTGAAAAGTTTTTAGCTTAA
- a CDS encoding TonB-dependent receptor domain-containing protein, which yields MLNNKISKAVRLAIAFGAASTAVFSVNAMAADEEAEKVERIQVTGSRISKASLSQPAPIVTISAEDIAKAGTPDLGSILAELPAIGSTDTLVGNNDSNEAAGVSSADLRRLGAARTLVLVNGKRHVAGAPGSSQVDLNAIPTALIERIEIITGGASAIYGSDAVSGVVNVILKESFDGLQFNASIGNSTEGVGTQNHSFSIVAGTEIAGGKGNITFFAGKDRVRQVLGTDLRQANAYGTVDNPLDTGENDGIPDRITVPNVLSERISDNGVINPFGADGSIYTFNDMGIAELMPAREASGSFAFGNFPDGCEFCANTQEYENLLPELEKITIGSTLNFNITDDHAFYSDFKFIRSDIEQQFQPSFRFGNININVEDNPYLDRDLRQQLLDEGTSNISMAKFFGELGNRSADNKRELFRIVTGFKGLFTLSETDFDYDFYYVYGQTDNRRKTLNDLIPSNLTAALDAVIDPATGEVACRSQVESLQGEGYTDPAGVNPSACTPYNAFGFGQASDAAKDYVSADVTRTDKITQEFIGGSVTFDTGEFFELQGGAVGFAAGFEYREETSESITDEFTKAGFLTSAATPDAYGEFDVTEGFIEVNLPLLTDVDFAKELSLDAAYRTADYSHAGNADAWKVGLLYRPIDDVRIRGTYGQAVRAPNITEAFDPQSPGFGRVADPCDADNIDDNPNRASNCAALGIPADFQANDNVSVDVISGGNPDLESETSTSLTAGVVWTPSFFENFSVTVDYYDIEIEDAISFIATQSIADNCVDAAGGPDQSFCSQIDRDPTTNDVTLVRSGYLNAAATTTRGIEADFDYNMNLADYSLEGDLKLNLFVNHLIELEDFEFQNRPDKVNVENGEVGDPEWQARFSAVYKYNDLVVNWTSRYIDRSARFDLSPEGDIEEDLKPGYVGSIITHDISANYHIFDNTRVGFGIRNLMDKLPPAYISASGGDEAIYDAVGRRFFANLSVEF from the coding sequence ATGTTAAACAATAAAATCTCAAAGGCGGTTCGCTTAGCGATTGCTTTTGGTGCAGCATCAACAGCTGTTTTTTCTGTAAACGCAATGGCTGCTGATGAAGAAGCTGAAAAAGTAGAACGTATTCAAGTAACTGGTTCACGCATAAGTAAAGCCAGTCTTTCTCAACCTGCTCCGATTGTTACTATTTCAGCAGAAGATATTGCAAAAGCAGGTACTCCTGATTTAGGAAGCATCTTAGCGGAATTACCTGCAATTGGTTCTACCGACACATTAGTTGGAAATAATGATAGTAACGAAGCTGCTGGCGTAAGCTCTGCAGATTTAAGGCGTTTAGGAGCAGCAAGAACATTGGTTCTTGTTAATGGTAAACGCCATGTAGCTGGAGCACCTGGTTCGTCACAAGTAGATTTAAATGCAATTCCTACAGCCTTGATTGAGAGAATTGAAATCATTACAGGTGGTGCTTCTGCTATCTATGGTTCAGACGCTGTTTCAGGTGTTGTGAATGTTATTTTAAAAGAGAGTTTTGATGGTCTTCAATTCAATGCATCTATTGGTAATTCAACAGAAGGTGTAGGAACGCAAAACCATAGCTTTAGTATTGTTGCCGGTACTGAAATTGCTGGTGGGAAAGGTAATATTACATTCTTTGCTGGTAAAGATAGAGTTAGACAGGTTCTAGGTACTGATTTACGTCAAGCTAATGCCTATGGCACAGTTGATAATCCATTAGATACAGGTGAAAATGACGGTATTCCAGACCGTATAACAGTTCCAAATGTATTGTCAGAGAGAATTAGTGATAATGGTGTTATCAATCCATTTGGAGCGGATGGAAGTATCTATACATTTAATGATATGGGTATTGCTGAGCTTATGCCTGCTAGAGAGGCTAGTGGTAGTTTTGCTTTTGGTAATTTTCCTGATGGTTGTGAATTCTGTGCGAATACCCAAGAATATGAGAATTTATTACCTGAACTAGAAAAAATTACAATTGGTTCTACCCTAAACTTTAATATTACAGATGATCACGCATTTTATAGCGATTTTAAGTTTATTCGTTCTGACATTGAACAGCAATTTCAACCTTCTTTCCGATTTGGCAACATTAATATAAATGTTGAAGATAATCCTTATTTAGACAGAGACCTACGCCAGCAATTACTAGATGAAGGCACTAGCAATATCTCTATGGCTAAATTCTTTGGCGAGCTTGGAAATCGAAGCGCAGATAACAAACGTGAATTATTCCGAATTGTTACAGGGTTTAAAGGGTTGTTTACTTTAAGCGAAACTGATTTTGACTATGATTTTTATTATGTTTATGGTCAAACCGATAACCGCCGTAAAACACTTAACGATCTTATTCCTAGTAACTTAACAGCTGCACTTGACGCTGTAATAGACCCTGCTACCGGTGAAGTTGCATGTAGAAGTCAGGTTGAAAGTTTGCAAGGAGAGGGCTATACAGACCCTGCAGGTGTAAACCCTAGTGCTTGTACGCCATACAATGCATTTGGTTTCGGTCAAGCATCCGATGCGGCAAAAGATTATGTCTCAGCGGACGTTACTCGTACAGATAAAATCACACAAGAATTTATTGGTGGTAGTGTAACTTTTGATACAGGTGAATTTTTTGAGCTACAAGGTGGTGCAGTTGGTTTTGCAGCAGGTTTTGAGTACAGAGAAGAAACTTCTGAAAGTATAACAGATGAGTTTACTAAGGCAGGCTTTTTAACAAGTGCCGCCACTCCGGATGCATATGGTGAGTTTGATGTAACAGAAGGGTTTATTGAAGTAAACTTACCTTTGTTAACCGATGTCGACTTTGCAAAAGAGCTTAGTCTTGACGCTGCTTATAGAACAGCCGATTACTCTCATGCCGGCAATGCTGATGCTTGGAAAGTAGGTCTTTTATATCGCCCTATCGATGACGTTCGTATACGTGGTACATATGGTCAAGCAGTGAGAGCACCAAATATTACAGAAGCCTTTGATCCACAATCACCTGGCTTTGGTCGTGTTGCTGATCCTTGTGATGCAGACAATATTGATGATAACCCAAATCGTGCTTCTAACTGTGCTGCACTAGGTATTCCAGCTGATTTCCAAGCAAATGATAACGTTAGCGTAGACGTTATTAGTGGTGGTAATCCAGACTTAGAGTCAGAAACATCAACTTCACTTACGGCGGGTGTTGTATGGACTCCTAGTTTCTTTGAAAATTTCTCTGTTACAGTTGATTATTATGATATTGAAATAGAAGATGCGATTTCATTCATTGCAACACAAAGTATTGCAGATAACTGTGTTGATGCTGCAGGTGGACCAGACCAGTCATTTTGTTCTCAGATAGACCGTGATCCTACAACAAACGATGTCACTTTGGTTCGCTCTGGTTACTTAAACGCCGCAGCGACAACTACTCGTGGTATTGAAGCTGATTTTGATTACAACATGAATTTGGCTGATTATTCTTTAGAGGGTGACTTAAAACTTAATCTTTTCGTAAATCATCTTATTGAGCTTGAAGATTTCGAATTTCAAAATCGCCCAGATAAAGTTAATGTAGAAAATGGTGAAGTGGGTGATCCAGAGTGGCAAGCTAGGTTCTCTGCAGTTTACAAGTACAATGATTTAGTTGTTAACTGGACTTCACGTTATATAGACCGTTCTGCTAGGTTTGATTTATCACCAGAAGGCGATATTGAAGAAGATCTTAAACCAGGTTATGTAGGTTCAATCATAACGCATGATATTT